A region from the Panicum hallii strain FIL2 chromosome 1, PHallii_v3.1, whole genome shotgun sequence genome encodes:
- the LOC112883366 gene encoding receptor-like protein 2 produces the protein MQPLWSSCNNRRSKITHIHLLGVALVLLLFLASSTTSCKEEEKASLLGFLDGLSQNSGLPTSWQNDTNCCLWEGIICNMDGAVMDISMASLGLEGHISPSLGNLTSLLRLNLSGNSLSGGFPLELLLSRSIIVLDVSFNKLNGEFHELQSTPDSKMKVINISSNLFTGYFPSTTLGSMKNLAALNMSNNSFTGEIPSTLCVDKPFFAVLDLSYNQFHGRIPTELGSCSRLRVLKAGQNQLTGTLPAELFNVTSLEHLSFPNNHLQGTLERVGKLRNLVILDLGWNGLNGKIPDSIGQLKRLQELHLDNNNISGVLPSALSNCSNLTTIILKDNNFQGELKRVNFSTLSNLKFLDFRSNKFTGTIPESLYSCSNLIALRLSFNNLHGQFSSSISNLRSLRFLALSHNNFTNITDALQIISKSRTLALLLIGGNFKNETMPEYDTFHGFENLQCLAINECSLYGHLPNWLAKLKRLRGLLLDNNKLSGPIPTWINSLDLLFYLDISNNNLTGDIPTALMEMPTLKSAHSEPIILKFPIYLTPFLQYRATSGFPKMLNLGNNKFTGVIPPQIGQLQALLTLNLSFNNFHGDIPPSIGNLTNLQVLDLSYNDLTGAIPSSLERLHFLSRFNISSNDLEGPVPTGGQFSTFPDSSFFGNKKLCSPTLMHHCNSAKATPVSTISTGEYIDKVIIAVAFGMFFGVGVLYDQMVLSRYIYFG, from the coding sequence ATGCAGCCACTTTGGTCTTCATGCAACAACAGAAGATCGAAAATAACACACATACATTTACTTGGTGTTGCTCTTGTGCTGTTGCTCTTCTTGGCATCTTCTACCACCTCCTGCAAAGAAGAGGAGAAGGCCTCCCTCCTTGGGTTTCTCGATGGTCTCTCTCAAAACTCTGGCCTCCCCACTTCATGGCAGAATGACACAAACTGCTGTTTGTGGGAAGGCATCATTTGCAATATGGATGGTGCTGTCATGGACATTTCAATGGCTTCTCTAGGCCTTGAGGGGCACATATCACCCTCACTTGGCAATCTTACCAGCCTGTTGAGGCTCAATCTCTCTGGCAACTCACTCTCTGGTGGATTCCCACTGGAACTGCTGCTATCAAGAAGCATTATTGTCCTTGATGTCAGCTTCAACAAGCTCAATGGAGAATTCCATGAGCTGCAATCCACCCCTGACAGCAAGATGAAGGTAATCAATATCTCAAGTAACTTGTTCACAGGATATTTTCCATCCACCACATTGGGTAGCATGAAGAATCTGGCTGCTCTCAACATGAGCAATAATAGCTTTACTGGGGAAATTCCAAGCACACTTTGTGTTGACAAGCCATTCTTTGCGGTCCTTGACCTCAGTTACAACCAGTTCCATGGTAGGATACCCACAGAGCTTGGCAGTTGCTCCCGTTTGAGAGTGCTTAAAGCTGGACAGAACCAACTCACTGGGACCCTCCCAGCTGAGCTCTTTAATGTTACCTCACTAGAGCACCTCTCTTTCCCTAACAACCATTTGCAAGGAACACTTGAGCGTGTAGGCAAACTCAGAAATTTGGTCATCCTTGATCTTGGGTGGAATGGGCTAAATGGCAAGATCCCAGATTCTATTGGGCAGCTCAAGAGGCTACAGGAGCTTCACTTAGACAACAACAACATTTCCGGAGTGCTGCCATCAGCTCTTAGCAATTGCTCAAATCTCACAACTATCATCCTCAAGGACAACAACTTCCAAGGAGAGCTCAAACGTGTCAACTTCTCCACCCTATCTAATTTAAAATTTTTAGATTTCAGGTCAAACAAATTCACTGGCACAATTCCAGAGAGCCTCTACTCTTGCAGCAACCTCATTGCGTTGCGGCTATCTTTCAACAATCTCCATGGTCAATTTTCATCATCGATAAGCAATCTCAGGTCCCTCAGATTCCTAGCTCTTTCTCACAACAATTTTACAAATATCACAGATGCCCTTCAGATCATCAGTAAGTCAAGGACACTCGCTCTCTTGCTAATTGGGGGCAACTTCAAGAATGAGACCATGCCAGAATATGATACATTTCATGGCTTTGAGAATCTGCAGTGTCTTGCCATAAACGAATGTTCACTGTATGGGCATTTACCTAACTGGCTGGCTAAGCTCAAAAGGTTGCGAGGGTTACTATTAGACAACAATAAACTCAGCGGACCAATACCAACCTGGATTAATAGCTTAGACCTCCTTTTCTATCTAGACATATCCAATAACAACCTTACTGGGGATATACCAACAGCACTGATGGAGATGCCAACACTTAAGTCAGCTCACTCAGAACCAATAATACTTAAGTTTCCTATTTACCTGACACCATTTCTTCAATACCGTGCAACCAGTGGTTTTCCTAAGATGTTGAATCTAGGCAACAACAAATTCACTGGAGTGATCCCCCCACAGATTGGTCAGCTACAAGCACTCCTTACACTCAACTTGAGCTTCAACAACTTTCACGGGGATATCCCGCCATCAATCGGCAACCTCACGAATCTGCAGGTGCTAGACTTATCCTACAATGACTTGACTGGTGCAATCCCTTCATCACTGGAGAGGCTTCACTTCCTTTCCAGATTCAACATTTCCAGCAATGATCTAGAGGGGCCTGTTCCAACTGGAGGCCAATTCAGCACATTTCCAGATTCTAGCTTTTTTGGAAACAAAAAGCTGTGCAGCCCTACGCTGATGCACCATTGTAATTCAGCAAAGGCGACTCCAGTCTCCACTATCTCCACAGGAGAGTACATTGACAAAGTCATCATTGCAGTGGCCTTTGGTATGTTCTTCGGCGTCGGAGTGCTATACGACCAGATGGTCCTATCCAGATATATTTATTTTGGCTGA
- the LOC112879347 gene encoding receptor-like protein 2 encodes MHIGNSLLQTIPRKNTPDSVTRELMKTLPHSSCNSKTSKLAIPVLGFSLVLILSLASPTTSCTEKEKNSLLQFVAELSNHGGLTTSWKHDTDCCKWEGVACSSNRTVTDVSLASGGLQGHISPSLGNLTGLLRLNLSNNMLSGGLPTELVYSNSIIVLDVSFNQLKGDFQELQSSTLKPLQVLNISSNFFTGQFPSTTWKVMKSLVALNASNNSFTGEIPTMFCFSAPSFALLHLSYNQFSGGIPPGLGNCSMLTSLSAGSNNLSGALPDELFNLTLLEHLSLSNNQLEGSLSGISKLKNLVTLDLGGNSLSGNVPDSICELKRLEELHLDHNNMYGELPSTLSNCTNLMIIDLKSNSFCGELSNVNFSNLPNLKILDLLRNNFNGTIPESICSCSNLTALRLSSNKFHGQLSERIGNLKSLTFLSLVNNSISNITGALQILGSCRNLTTLFIGHNFFDEAMPEDDTIDGFENLQVLALNHCSLFGKIPFWFSKLKNLEVLLLYGNQLTGPVPDWINSLNFLFHINLSNNSLVGEIPTALVDMPMLKADKVSSKAFELPVYKSQSRQFRMPISFSTTLNLGMNNFGGVIPEEIGQLKALLSLYLGYNKLTGPIPQSICNLTNLEVLDLSSNHLTEGPIPTTGQLSTFPSSSFDGNPKLYGPMLAHHCDSPEAIFSTKQNGNMIEKVIFGIAFGAFFGVGVLYDQIVLSKFFG; translated from the exons ATGCATATTGGGAATTCATTGCTCCAAACCATACCCCGCAAGAACACTCCTGATAGTGTCACAAGAGAACTCATGAAGACATTACCTCATTCTTCATGCAACAGCAAAACCAGTAAGTTAGCCATACCAGTGCTTGGATTTTCCCTAGTGTTAATTCTCTCATTGGCTTCTCCTACCACCTCATGCACCGAGAAGGAGAAGAACTCCTTGCTCCAGTTCGTCGCTGAGCTCTCCAACCATGGTGGCCTCACTACTTCGTGGAAGCATGACACAGATTGTTGCAAATGGGAAGGGGTAGCCTGCAGTTCAAACCGGACGGTGACTGATGTTTCCCTGGCTTCCGGAGGTCTTCAGGGGCACATCTCACCGTCCCTCGGCAACCTCACCGGCCTTCTGCGCTTGAACTTGTCCAACAACATGCTATCTGGAGGCCTACCGACAGAGCTGGTGTACTCCAACAGCATCATTGTCCTCGATGTCAGCTTCAACCAACTCAAAGGAGATTTTCAGGAACTGCAATCTTCAACCCTGAAACCTCTGCAGGTGCTGAACATCTCAAGCAACTTCTTTACAGGACAGTTTCCATCCACCACATGGAAAGTGATGAAGAGTCTGGTTGCACTCAATGCTAGCAACAACAGCTTCACTGGGGAGATACCAACCATGTTCTGTTTCAGTGCACCATCCTTTGCTTTGCTTCATCTCAGCTACAACCAATTCAGTGGAGGCATCCCTCCAGGACTGGGTAATTGCTCCATGCTGACATCTCTCAGTGCTGGGAGCAACAATCTCAGTGGGGCTCTTCCTGATGAACTCTTCAACCTCACCTTGTTGGAGCACCTCTCTTTATCTAACAATCAGTTAGAAGGATCACTCAGTGGCATCAGCAAGCTCAAAAATCTGGTCACCCTTGATCTTGGAGGGAACAGTCTCAGTGGAAATGTCCCGGACTCCATATGTGAACTAAAGAGATTAGAGGAGCTCCATTTGGACCACAATAACATGTATGGGGAGCTCCCATCCACTCTAAGCAACTGCACAAATCTCATGATCATAGACCTCAAAAGTAACAGTTTCTGCGGAGAACTCAGCAATGTCAATTTCTCCAACTTACCCAATTTAAAAATATTGGATCTTTTGCGGAACAACTTTAATGGCACAATCCCAGAGAGCATCTGTTCATGCAGCAATCTAACAGCATTACGACTATCTTCAAATAAGTTTCATGGCCAGTTGTCAGAAAGAATCGGCAATCTGAAGTCCCTCACATTTCTATCGCTTGTTAACAACTCCATTTCAAATATCACAGGTGCACTTCAGATCCTAGGGAGTTGCAGGAATCTGACCACCTTATTTATTGGGCACAACTTCTTTGATGAGGCCATGCCAGAGGATGATACAATTGATGGTTTTGAGAATCTTCAGGTTCTTGCTTTGAATCATTGTTCATTATTTGGAAAAATACCTTTTTGGTTCTCAAAGCTCAAAAATTTGGAAGTGTTACTTTTGTATGGAAATCAACTAACTGGACCAGTACCAGACTGGATCAACAGCCTAAACTTCCTATTCCATATAAACCTATCAAACAACAGTCTTGTAGGGGAAATTCCAACAGCCTTAGTGGACATGCCAATGCTAAAAGCAGATAAGGTTTCATCAAAGGCCTTTGAGCTTCCTGTTTATAAGAGTCAATCACGACAATTCCGTATGCCTATTTCTTTCTCTACAACATTGAATTTGGGCATGAACAACTTTGGTGGTGTGATCCCCGAAGAGATTGGTCAGTTGAAAGCGCTCCTTTCACTATATTTGGGCTACAACAAATTAACTGGACCAATCCCACAATCGATCTGCAACCTCACAAACCTTGAGGTGCTGGACTTGTCTAGCAACCATCTAACAG AAGGGCCTATCCCAACCACCGGACAGCTGAGCACATTTCCAAGTTCTAGCTTTGATGGGAATCCAAAGTTGTATGGTCCTATGCTTGCTCACCACTGTGATTCACCAGAAGCAATTTTCTCTACAAAACAAAATGGCAAcatgatcgaaaaggtcatcttTGGGATCGCCTTTGGCGCATTCTTTGGTGTAGGGGTGTTGTATGATCAGATAGTATTATCAAAGTTTTTTGGCTAG